One window of the Rufibacter radiotolerans genome contains the following:
- a CDS encoding DUF1501 domain-containing protein has translation MTSRRGFLKSGALALFAAGIGGVPNFLAQAAGSHKIVAPYKKNKILVTIFQRGAMDGLMAVSPFTDEYLKKARPSLFMSAAKSAANPLIDLDGRFGLHPAMQAFAPLYQEKRLAIVHGVGSPNPTRSHFDAQDYMEAGTPFHKGTPSGWLNRAVGLLGHEAATPFQAVSLTSSLPKSFYGDHAAVAISNLQDFAIQMRGNPRAANATSHSFEDLYDQTSSQLLNKTGKESFEALRMLQKADVKNYIPANNAVYPNSPLGNSLKQIAQLIKMDVGLEVAFTETGGWDTHFNQGTAQGTFARNVNDLSQSITAFWTDLEAYQDDVDVMTMTEFGRTVRQNGSNGTDHGRGSCMFILGNNVNGGLVHGTVPALAVENLEDGRDLPVTTDFRSVFSEVAGRHLNIQKESVLFPDWNGQKIGVMRQS, from the coding sequence ATGACATCAAGAAGGGGTTTTCTGAAATCTGGGGCGCTTGCCCTGTTCGCCGCCGGGATAGGCGGTGTGCCTAACTTTCTGGCCCAGGCGGCCGGCAGCCACAAAATAGTGGCACCCTACAAAAAGAATAAGATTCTGGTGACCATTTTCCAACGCGGGGCCATGGACGGCCTTATGGCGGTGAGTCCGTTCACAGATGAATACCTGAAGAAGGCCCGCCCCAGCCTGTTCATGTCGGCCGCAAAGTCGGCGGCTAACCCTCTCATTGACCTGGACGGCCGCTTTGGGCTGCACCCGGCCATGCAGGCCTTCGCCCCGCTGTACCAGGAAAAGCGCCTGGCCATTGTGCACGGCGTAGGCTCACCCAACCCCACCCGGTCGCATTTTGATGCCCAGGATTACATGGAGGCCGGTACCCCGTTCCACAAAGGTACGCCCAGCGGTTGGCTTAACCGGGCCGTGGGGTTGCTGGGCCATGAGGCTGCCACGCCATTTCAGGCCGTGAGCCTTACCTCCTCGCTACCCAAGTCTTTTTATGGCGACCATGCGGCCGTGGCCATCAGTAACCTGCAGGATTTTGCCATTCAGATGCGCGGGAACCCGCGGGCAGCCAATGCTACCTCCCACAGCTTTGAAGACCTCTATGACCAGACCTCTTCCCAGTTGCTGAACAAGACCGGCAAGGAGAGTTTTGAGGCGCTGAGAATGCTGCAGAAAGCAGACGTAAAAAATTACATTCCGGCCAACAACGCCGTGTACCCCAACAGCCCGCTGGGCAATTCGCTCAAGCAGATAGCGCAGCTCATTAAGATGGACGTGGGCCTGGAAGTGGCGTTCACGGAGACCGGCGGCTGGGATACCCACTTTAACCAGGGCACTGCCCAGGGCACCTTCGCCCGCAACGTGAATGACCTGAGCCAGAGCATCACGGCTTTCTGGACCGATCTGGAGGCTTACCAGGATGACGTGGATGTGATGACCATGACCGAGTTCGGGCGGACCGTGCGGCAGAACGGCAGCAACGGCACCGACCACGGCCGGGGTTCCTGCATGTTCATTCTGGGCAATAACGTGAACGGCGGTCTGGTGCACGGCACCGTGCCTGCCCTGGCGGTAGAAAACCTGGAAGACGGCCGCGACCTTCCCGTGACCACCGACTTTAGGAGTGTGTTCAGTGAAGTAGCCGGCCGGCACCTGAATATCCAGAAGGAGAGCGTGCTGTTCCCAGACTGGAACGGCCAGAAAATAGGCGTGATGCGCCAGAGCTAA
- a CDS encoding DUF1800 domain-containing protein, with amino-acid sequence MQNKAKYLCTLLVLLLSGVLLFSFTAGTRYVKKAFPYKKVGLTERQAAAHLLGRFTYGATLGQVDEVVKMGLENWLDQQLGANLSDAPLDQRLAAFPTLKMSNEQMVKAFPKGGQVLRMAIKDGVVNKDEVNKGDKEEYRKTLAAYMRKNDLQPQRELYKELISQKILRATYTQNQVQELMTSFWFNHFNVSLTDNDCSHFITAYERDAIRPNALGKFETMLLATAKSPAMLTYLDNFRSSAPMEAMTAEEKQRDQRRMQALRRRQAADTTMQQMQAVEKLRQARKAQGLNENYAREIMELHTLGVDGGYTQSDVTQAARIFTGWTIFPGLNGYGGDQKNPQAAKYLKQANFSQNGFVREGDFLFAGNRHDKGEKMVLGTKFPANGGYEEGQKLIHMLAHHPSTARFISTKIATRFVNDNPSKELIEEMARTFTKTDGDIKQVLLTMVSSKEFWGKEALREKTKSPFELAISSVRSLNAEVTDPTQLYNWINRMGEKMYSYQAPTGFPDKGQYWINTGSLLTRMNFGLALASQRIPGVKINLPALNQNREPESAEAALKVYSGYLMPERDLQETIKRLTPSLNDPDFSKKVDAAANKAVPAQAEEMMEDETTRMNVKGKERKQNPAKAKQGRKGQYAAMQPQGGKNQNMMLAQVVGIIIGSPEFQRR; translated from the coding sequence ATGCAAAACAAGGCTAAGTACCTGTGCACCCTATTGGTGCTACTCCTGAGTGGGGTCCTGCTCTTTTCCTTCACGGCCGGTACCCGCTACGTCAAAAAGGCTTTCCCTTACAAAAAAGTAGGTCTAACGGAGCGGCAGGCGGCGGCGCATTTACTTGGCCGTTTCACCTATGGCGCCACGCTCGGGCAGGTAGATGAGGTAGTAAAGATGGGCCTGGAAAACTGGTTAGACCAGCAACTGGGCGCCAACCTGTCTGATGCCCCGCTAGACCAGCGCCTGGCCGCGTTCCCTACCCTTAAAATGAGCAACGAGCAAATGGTGAAGGCCTTCCCCAAAGGAGGGCAGGTGCTGCGCATGGCCATTAAAGACGGGGTAGTCAACAAAGACGAAGTCAACAAAGGAGACAAGGAGGAATACCGCAAGACGCTGGCCGCCTACATGCGCAAAAACGACTTACAGCCCCAGCGCGAACTCTACAAAGAACTCATCAGCCAGAAGATCCTGCGGGCCACCTATACCCAGAACCAAGTGCAGGAACTTATGACCAGTTTCTGGTTTAACCACTTCAACGTTTCCCTTACAGACAACGACTGCTCGCATTTTATCACCGCCTATGAGCGCGACGCCATCAGGCCCAATGCGCTGGGTAAATTTGAGACCATGCTGCTGGCAACGGCCAAGTCGCCGGCCATGCTTACCTACCTGGACAACTTCAGGAGTTCGGCCCCTATGGAAGCCATGACGGCTGAAGAAAAGCAACGAGACCAGCGCCGGATGCAGGCCTTGCGCCGCCGCCAGGCCGCTGATACCACCATGCAGCAGATGCAGGCGGTAGAGAAACTACGGCAGGCCCGCAAGGCGCAGGGCTTGAACGAGAACTACGCCCGTGAAATCATGGAACTGCACACGCTGGGCGTAGACGGCGGGTACACCCAAAGCGATGTCACCCAGGCGGCCCGCATCTTTACCGGCTGGACTATCTTCCCGGGCCTGAATGGGTACGGCGGAGACCAGAAAAACCCCCAGGCGGCCAAATACCTAAAACAGGCCAATTTCAGCCAGAACGGGTTTGTGCGCGAGGGCGATTTCCTCTTCGCCGGCAACAGGCATGACAAAGGCGAGAAAATGGTGCTAGGCACTAAGTTTCCGGCCAACGGCGGCTATGAGGAAGGCCAGAAGCTGATCCATATGCTGGCGCACCATCCCTCCACCGCCCGCTTTATCTCCACTAAGATTGCCACCCGCTTTGTGAATGATAACCCTTCCAAAGAACTAATAGAGGAAATGGCCAGGACCTTCACTAAAACTGACGGTGATATCAAACAGGTGCTGCTTACCATGGTGTCTTCCAAAGAATTCTGGGGCAAAGAGGCGCTACGCGAAAAAACCAAGTCGCCGTTTGAGCTGGCCATCAGTTCGGTGCGCAGCCTCAACGCCGAGGTCACTGACCCTACCCAGCTCTACAACTGGATCAACAGAATGGGGGAGAAGATGTACTCCTACCAGGCACCTACCGGCTTCCCGGACAAAGGGCAGTACTGGATCAATACCGGTTCCTTGCTTACCCGCATGAACTTTGGGTTGGCCCTGGCTAGCCAGCGCATACCAGGGGTAAAGATCAACCTGCCGGCCCTCAACCAGAACCGTGAACCCGAAAGCGCTGAGGCGGCCCTGAAAGTTTACAGCGGATACCTTATGCCCGAGCGCGACCTGCAGGAGACCATTAAACGCCTCACCCCGTCTTTGAACGACCCGGACTTTAGTAAGAAAGTAGACGCGGCGGCCAACAAAGCCGTGCCGGCCCAGGCAGAGGAAATGATGGAAGACGAGACCACGCGCATGAACGTGAAAGGCAAAGAAAGAAAGCAGAACCCCGCCAAAGCCAAACAGGGGCGCAAAGGCCAGTACGCCGCCATGCAGCCCCAAGGCGGGAAAAACCAGAACATGATGCTGGCCCAGGTAGTGGGCATCATTATTGGGTCTCCGGAATTTCAGCGCCGATAA
- a CDS encoding glycoside hydrolase family 43 protein has translation MSYSLTYSKERQLTGKVLALVISCIFFVGCAPAVVQPGSASVEAKAEATFFTNPIAKGADPWVIKKDGVYYSCGSGKGGIYVSKSESLTQLGERKGVWKAPAQGWNRAAVWAPELHFLQGKWYIYYAAGKESGPPFIHQRAGVLESVSDDPFGPYVDKGMLYTGDSIQHRTAAPVWAIDMTPLQMNGKLYAVWSGWEKNATTDKTKQHLYIAPMANPWTISGNRVKISSPEEPWETGGPLDLNEGPQVLRKNEKAFIIYSCRESWLKEYRLAQLTLRDTTLNPMEPKNWTKTGPVFQGTDKVFGVGHASFTTSPDDTENWIVYHSKIATTPGWERDIRLQKFTWDKKGYPVFGTPVPAGTPMTEPSANHKQEKASKKEKVLEF, from the coding sequence ATGAGCTATTCACTTACATACAGCAAGGAAAGGCAGTTGACCGGTAAGGTGCTGGCCCTGGTAATTTCCTGCATCTTCTTTGTGGGGTGCGCCCCAGCGGTGGTGCAGCCTGGCTCGGCTTCGGTAGAGGCCAAAGCCGAGGCCACGTTTTTCACAAACCCTATTGCCAAAGGGGCCGATCCTTGGGTGATTAAGAAAGACGGGGTGTACTATTCCTGCGGCTCCGGCAAAGGCGGCATTTACGTGTCTAAATCTGAGAGCCTCACCCAACTGGGCGAAAGGAAAGGCGTCTGGAAAGCGCCGGCGCAGGGCTGGAACCGGGCCGCGGTTTGGGCCCCTGAACTGCATTTCCTGCAGGGGAAATGGTACATCTACTACGCCGCCGGCAAAGAGAGCGGCCCCCCGTTCATCCATCAGCGGGCCGGGGTGCTGGAGTCTGTCTCTGATGACCCCTTCGGACCTTACGTAGACAAAGGCATGCTCTATACCGGCGACAGCATCCAGCACCGCACCGCCGCTCCGGTGTGGGCCATAGACATGACGCCCCTGCAGATGAACGGAAAACTGTACGCGGTGTGGTCGGGCTGGGAAAAGAACGCCACCACTGACAAAACCAAGCAGCACCTATACATAGCGCCCATGGCCAACCCCTGGACCATCAGCGGCAACCGGGTGAAGATCTCCTCGCCAGAAGAGCCCTGGGAAACCGGCGGCCCCCTGGACCTGAACGAAGGCCCCCAAGTGCTCCGGAAAAATGAAAAAGCCTTTATCATCTACTCCTGCCGCGAGTCCTGGCTCAAAGAATACCGGTTGGCCCAGCTTACCTTACGCGATACCACCCTCAACCCAATGGAGCCTAAAAACTGGACCAAGACCGGCCCGGTTTTTCAGGGCACCGACAAGGTGTTTGGGGTAGGGCACGCCAGCTTCACCACCTCTCCAGATGACACCGAGAACTGGATTGTCTACCACTCTAAAATAGCCACCACCCCCGGTTGGGAGCGGGACATCAGGCTGCAGAAATTCACCTGGGACAAAAAAGGCTACCCTGTTTTTGGGACCCCCGTTCCGGCCGGCACACCTATGACTGAACCTTCCGCCAACCACAAGCAAGAGAAGGCCAGTAAAAAAGAAAAGGTATTGGAGTTCTAA
- a CDS encoding sulfatase, with product MKKTFLYVAALLVMHQASCQSKAVSTSSGKSSAGAAAKASAQQPNIIFIMADDLGWGELGCYGNSFNETPNLDKLATQGIKFTNAYAAAPVCSPTRAGLITGQYPARVGITDFMGTKTDRALDPAKYVTINEALGQAGYRTGLVGKWHLDTNYNQSIGGPEKHGFHEVIGSETKYIADGDYFFPYDKISTFAAGSKDEYLTDRQSAEAVKFIQRNKANPFFLYLSYYSVHTALEAPEDLVSKYKKKFDAKYGAGEAEKVFGEKNKKHQAKHLDNPYLAAMLERIDVGVGSIMKELEQNGLASNTLVVFYSDNGGAGGVANNGGLRMNKTWLYEGGIREPLIMRLPSQIKAGTKTDLPVTTMDFYPTFLELAKGKPAAGYKLDGISLAPFLTKGEQPTRDTWYWHYPSETGNWKERMSSAVRKGDYKLIQFYATPRVELFNLKADPSEKTNLAEKMPEKVAELQKLLDAWKIEVKAEQPAI from the coding sequence ATGAAAAAGACCTTTCTTTACGTGGCTGCCCTTTTGGTCATGCACCAGGCCTCTTGCCAAAGCAAAGCGGTAAGTACCTCCTCTGGTAAAAGTTCAGCGGGCGCCGCGGCCAAAGCCAGCGCGCAGCAGCCCAACATTATTTTCATCATGGCCGATGACCTGGGCTGGGGCGAGCTGGGGTGTTACGGCAATAGCTTCAATGAAACCCCTAACCTGGACAAGCTAGCCACGCAGGGCATTAAATTCACCAACGCCTACGCGGCCGCCCCGGTTTGTTCCCCTACCCGTGCCGGTCTCATCACGGGCCAGTATCCGGCCCGGGTGGGCATCACTGATTTTATGGGCACCAAAACAGACCGCGCCCTGGACCCGGCCAAGTACGTGACCATTAATGAGGCCCTGGGCCAGGCCGGCTACCGCACCGGTCTGGTAGGGAAATGGCACCTGGACACCAACTATAACCAAAGCATTGGAGGCCCTGAGAAGCACGGCTTCCATGAGGTGATCGGGTCAGAGACCAAGTACATCGCCGATGGCGACTATTTCTTCCCCTATGACAAGATCAGCACCTTTGCCGCCGGCAGCAAAGACGAGTACCTCACAGACCGGCAGAGCGCCGAAGCGGTAAAGTTCATTCAGCGTAACAAAGCTAACCCTTTCTTCCTGTACCTTTCTTATTACAGCGTGCACACCGCCTTAGAGGCTCCCGAGGACCTGGTGAGTAAGTATAAAAAGAAGTTTGACGCCAAGTACGGCGCCGGCGAGGCCGAAAAGGTGTTTGGTGAGAAAAACAAAAAGCACCAGGCCAAGCACCTGGACAACCCGTACCTGGCTGCCATGCTGGAGAGAATTGACGTGGGCGTGGGCAGCATCATGAAAGAACTGGAGCAAAACGGCCTTGCCAGCAATACCCTGGTGGTTTTCTACTCAGACAACGGCGGGGCCGGCGGGGTGGCTAACAACGGTGGCCTGCGCATGAACAAAACCTGGTTGTATGAAGGCGGAATAAGAGAGCCACTCATCATGCGTCTGCCTAGCCAGATCAAAGCTGGTACCAAGACAGACCTGCCCGTAACCACCATGGACTTTTACCCTACTTTCTTAGAGCTGGCCAAAGGCAAGCCTGCCGCCGGGTACAAGCTGGACGGCATCAGCCTGGCGCCGTTCCTGACCAAAGGCGAGCAACCCACCCGTGATACCTGGTACTGGCATTACCCCTCAGAGACCGGCAACTGGAAAGAAAGAATGTCTAGCGCGGTGCGTAAGGGAGACTATAAACTCATCCAGTTTTACGCCACCCCGCGGGTAGAGCTTTTCAACCTGAAAGCAGACCCTTCTGAAAAAACCAACCTAGCCGAGAAAATGCCGGAGAAAGTAGCCGAACTGCAAAAACTCCTGGATGCCTGGAAAATAGAAGTGAAAGCCGAGCAGCCGGCCATTTAA